The following coding sequences lie in one Pontibacter sp. G13 genomic window:
- a CDS encoding trimeric intracellular cation channel family protein: MHSVDFIYYLGMAGTVAFAATAVLAVIPKGIDLFGACVMGIITAIGGGTMRDVILNEPVFWANDLNYIWVALITSVITFYANRLVAQKYVYRLMLYLDAIGVSMFVIQGADKCIDLKFAMPVGPVFLGLLTAIGGGLIRDVLAGSPTLLMKKELYAVPLTLGVVLYLVLFTFFPDQQVGIAFGCVTLAFLIRASAIYWDLQVPDWMRLKEPA, translated from the coding sequence ATGCACTCGGTTGACTTTATCTATTATTTAGGAATGGCCGGTACGGTGGCCTTCGCTGCGACGGCAGTACTGGCTGTGATTCCCAAGGGAATCGACCTATTCGGGGCCTGTGTGATGGGGATCATTACAGCTATCGGTGGAGGAACCATGCGGGACGTGATCCTCAATGAACCTGTATTCTGGGCCAATGATCTCAATTACATTTGGGTGGCGCTCATCACGAGTGTCATTACCTTTTATGCCAACCGATTGGTCGCCCAAAAATACGTCTATCGGCTCATGCTGTACCTCGATGCTATTGGGGTGTCCATGTTTGTGATTCAAGGCGCGGACAAATGCATCGACCTGAAATTCGCGATGCCAGTGGGGCCTGTCTTCTTGGGGCTCCTCACAGCCATTGGGGGAGGATTGATCCGCGATGTCTTGGCAGGAAGTCCCACCCTGCTGATGAAGAAAGAGCTGTATGCCGTACCGCTCACCTTGGGGGTGGTGTTGTATCTGGTGCTATTCACCTTCTTTCCGGACCAACAAGTGGGGATTGCATTCGGGTGTGTCACCTTGGCTTTCCTGATCCGAGCAAGTGCGATTTATTGGGATCTTCAGGTCCCCGATTGGATGCGGCTGAAAGAGCCTGCTTGA
- a CDS encoding C45 family peptidase, which produces MNDFKVLKEHGSGKLLESNGFLVANLSGSNEEMGAQYGAMLEDRMQSAYNLIVQPAINSGALSQEQVQVWANRAYSTCSTRNKQFYDGVAKGSGWSREKVCMLDQIMEFGIYQSKLHSFAGCTTIMSWASHSVDGGMYSGRNMDWSDEFNKFETILTVRNPTDGSYKFATAGWPGMYCAFTAVNEHGVYLDVHDGTSMGGSLVFLERPSILNLLTDILSECDSLSAVVARMNGTQNSTSLILSLGDRNGAGSMECSSLGGNRVRYPEGDSFTVVNSFFDKNWGLGKRETVSNSLRRHKNMTDRLAENNGKMDAAKVRELMDLRLFNPDGSFAVPGGCTKPTMQDADLTNYQMVVDYQKLHVWLKIPSPEIFADWTGFDLNALWKSDADQIPGAPSTGTA; this is translated from the coding sequence ATGAACGATTTCAAAGTTCTCAAGGAACACGGAAGTGGTAAGCTTCTGGAGTCAAATGGATTCTTGGTTGCCAATCTATCTGGTTCCAACGAAGAAATGGGTGCACAATACGGAGCCATGTTGGAAGACCGTATGCAGTCCGCATATAACCTGATCGTCCAACCTGCCATCAATTCGGGAGCATTATCTCAGGAGCAAGTTCAGGTGTGGGCCAATCGTGCATACTCTACTTGTTCCACTCGCAACAAGCAATTCTATGACGGAGTGGCCAAGGGATCTGGATGGTCTCGCGAAAAGGTCTGTATGCTCGATCAAATCATGGAGTTTGGAATCTATCAATCCAAGCTCCATTCTTTTGCGGGTTGTACGACCATCATGAGCTGGGCCAGCCACTCCGTCGATGGCGGTATGTACTCTGGGCGGAACATGGACTGGAGCGATGAATTCAATAAGTTTGAAACTATCCTGACTGTCCGGAACCCAACCGATGGTTCCTATAAATTTGCCACAGCCGGATGGCCGGGAATGTATTGCGCCTTTACTGCCGTGAATGAGCATGGGGTGTATCTGGATGTCCACGATGGCACAAGCATGGGAGGATCGCTGGTATTTTTGGAGCGCCCCTCCATCTTGAATTTGCTGACGGACATCTTGAGTGAATGCGATTCCCTTTCGGCGGTTGTTGCTCGGATGAATGGAACCCAAAACAGCACTTCCCTGATCCTCTCTTTGGGCGATCGAAACGGTGCAGGATCGATGGAATGTTCTTCCCTAGGCGGTAACCGAGTGAGATACCCAGAAGGAGATTCCTTTACGGTCGTGAACTCATTCTTCGACAAAAACTGGGGATTGGGCAAGCGTGAAACCGTCAGTAACTCCCTGCGCCGTCACAAGAATATGACAGACCGTCTTGCGGAGAACAATGGCAAAATGGACGCGGCAAAAGTACGCGAATTGATGGACCTGCGTCTGTTCAACCCTGATGGGAGCTTTGCAGTACCAGGCGGATGTACCAAGCCTACTATGCAAGATGCCGACCTCACCAACTACCAGATGGTGGTGGACTATCAAAAATTGCATGTATGGTTGAAGATTCCATCTCCGGAGATCTTCGCGGATTGGACGGGATTTGATCTCAACGCACTTTGGAAATCAGATGCTGACCAGATCCCGGGTGCGCCAAGTACAGGGACTGCGTGA
- a CDS encoding Crp/Fnr family transcriptional regulator, with the protein MIAQQLKHAFDPYYEAPLEAWTYFASLCKQVHYPKNDVIKRAHEIELHGYFLLEGAVGTFVWKKNSLACLNLFLENSFFADDYSLTTGEPSPLEIVALEPCTVLRLSKENIEKLQQTEMGKLLFMVGEARDNAQKQSHQIDLMTKSPEERYIDLMTQQPEILHRIPQKHIASYLGITTQSLSRIRKRISEGN; encoded by the coding sequence ATGATTGCCCAGCAACTGAAGCACGCATTTGACCCTTATTACGAAGCCCCACTGGAGGCTTGGACGTACTTTGCGAGTCTCTGCAAGCAGGTTCATTACCCCAAAAACGACGTCATCAAACGCGCCCATGAGATTGAGCTTCATGGCTATTTCCTTTTGGAGGGAGCGGTTGGGACATTCGTCTGGAAAAAGAATAGCTTAGCCTGTCTGAATCTTTTTCTGGAGAATAGCTTTTTTGCCGATGACTATTCCCTCACCACCGGGGAGCCCTCTCCGCTGGAAATTGTGGCACTGGAACCTTGCACGGTTTTGCGACTTTCGAAGGAAAACATCGAGAAACTCCAGCAGACAGAAATGGGGAAATTACTGTTCATGGTTGGCGAAGCAAGAGACAATGCCCAAAAGCAAAGCCACCAGATCGACTTGATGACCAAAAGCCCTGAAGAGCGCTATATAGATTTGATGACCCAACAGCCGGAAATCCTCCATCGCATTCCCCAAAAGCATATCGCCTCCTATTTGGGTATCACCACCCAAAGTCTCAGCAGAATCCGAAAAAGAATCTCCGAGGGAAATTAG
- a CDS encoding DUF3667 domain-containing protein → MSQPAISCYHCEKPITGNFCAHCGKPKSLERIDGRYVMSEFRSIVNFDKGILFTIWELLLRPGANIHHFMHHDRNRLVKPIIFLITASLIYSLLQQILHFEDGYMSFSGTEESATIAIFAWIQKNYGYANLLMAIFIAWWIKLFFRKYAYNYFEILILLCFIMGMGMLMYTAFGLLESLTSWKVLQIGGIFGMLYAGWAIARFFDKSRFWNYAKGIFAYLLGFLTFSIAALVLGLAIDWISK, encoded by the coding sequence ATGTCTCAACCTGCCATTAGCTGCTATCACTGCGAAAAACCGATCACGGGGAATTTCTGCGCCCATTGTGGCAAACCCAAATCTCTGGAGCGCATTGATGGACGATATGTGATGTCTGAATTCCGGAGCATTGTGAACTTTGACAAAGGAATCCTCTTTACCATCTGGGAATTGCTGCTGAGGCCGGGTGCCAATATTCACCATTTTATGCACCATGACCGGAACCGCCTCGTCAAGCCGATCATTTTCCTCATCACTGCTTCCCTGATTTATTCGCTCTTGCAACAAATCCTGCATTTTGAGGATGGGTACATGAGCTTCAGCGGAACGGAAGAATCGGCCACTATAGCCATATTCGCTTGGATTCAGAAGAACTATGGATACGCGAATCTTCTCATGGCCATTTTCATCGCCTGGTGGATCAAGCTGTTTTTTCGGAAATATGCCTACAACTATTTCGAGATTCTGATCCTCCTGTGTTTCATTATGGGGATGGGCATGTTGATGTACACGGCTTTCGGATTGCTCGAATCACTCACGTCTTGGAAGGTGTTGCAAATAGGTGGAATCTTCGGGATGCTGTATGCAGGATGGGCCATTGCGAGATTTTTTGACAAATCCCGATTCTGGAACTATGCCAAAGGTATTTTCGCCTATCTACTGGGATTCTTGACCTTTTCCATCGCGGCATTGGTACTCGGACTGGCCATCGATTGGATCTCTAAATAA
- a CDS encoding MerC domain-containing protein — MISTQLDSKKSSSDIFGALASGLCLIHCVATPFLFAAQAGAAHHDHHHHHHGASPEWWGWIDLTLLVVSAVAIYWAVKRSSKQWVKIALWASWAFLTFIILNEKMELLHLAEAWIYAPAVSLVALHLYNRKYCQCEDDACCATPAHPSA; from the coding sequence ATGATAAGTACTCAATTAGATTCAAAAAAAAGTTCATCCGACATATTCGGAGCGCTGGCCAGTGGACTTTGTCTCATCCATTGTGTAGCGACTCCATTTCTATTTGCCGCCCAAGCGGGTGCAGCCCATCACGATCATCACCACCATCATCATGGAGCTTCTCCCGAATGGTGGGGATGGATAGATCTTACCCTGCTGGTTGTGTCTGCGGTGGCGATCTATTGGGCGGTAAAGAGGAGTTCCAAGCAATGGGTGAAGATCGCCCTTTGGGCAAGTTGGGCGTTTTTGACTTTCATCATCCTCAATGAAAAAATGGAGCTTTTGCATCTAGCAGAAGCATGGATATATGCCCCGGCTGTCAGTCTGGTCGCGCTTCATCTCTACAATCGGAAGTATTGCCAATGTGAAGATGATGCTTGCTGTGCGACACCAGCGCATCCGTCTGCTTAA